One window of Mesorhizobium loti R88b genomic DNA carries:
- a CDS encoding 2-oxoglutarate dehydrogenase E1 component gives MARQDQANDQFSLTSFLYGGNADYIDALYASYEDDPESVNPEWQEFFAGLKDDAGDVRKNAKGASWAKPSWPLQANGELVSALDGNWGLVEKTVEKKVKDKAVTNGVVLSDADVHQATRDSVRAIMMIRAYRMRGHLHANLDPLGIAKPLEDYNELSPENYGFTEADYDRPIFLDNVLGLEFGSIRQMLEILTRTYCSTLGVEFMHISDPEEKAWIQARIEGADKEISFTATGKKAILQKLIEAEGFEQFIDVKYKGTKRFGLDGSEALIPALEQIVKRGGQLGMKEIVLGMAHRGRLNVLSQVMAKPHRAIFHEFKGGSAAPDEVEGSGDVKYHLGASSDREFDGNKVHLSLTANPSHLEIVDPVVMGKARAKQDYLFGRGREEIVPLEERAKVLPLLLHGDAAFAGQGVIAEILGLSGLRGHRVAGTLHFIINNQIGFTTNPRFSRSSPYPSDVAKMIEAPIFHVNGDDPEAVVHATKVAIEFRMKFHKPVVVDMFCYRRFGHNEGDEPAFTQPLMYRNIRTHKTTVQIYGERLIAEGHISQAELDKLKADWRAHLESEWEVGQHYKPNKADWLDGAWSGLRTADNQDEQRRGKTAVPVKVLKEIGKKLTEVPKGFEAHKTIIRFLENRREAIESGEGIDWSTAEALAFGAILLDGNPIRLSGQDSERGTFSQRHSVLYDQRDETRYIPLNNLSAAQAGYEVINSMLSEEAVLGFEYGYSLAEPKALTLWEAQFGDFANGAQVVFDQFISSGERKWLRMSGLVCLLPHGYEGQGPEHSSARLERFLQLCAEDNMQVANCTTPANYFHILRRQLKRDFRKPLILMTPKSLLRHKRAVSTLPEISGESSFHRLLWDDAQLLSGQAIKLVKDSKIRRVVLCSGKVYYDLYEEREKRGINDIYLLRVEQLYPFPAKALITELSRFRNAEMVWCQEEPKNMGAWSFIDPYLEWVLAHIDAKHQRVRYTGRPAAASPATGLMSKHLAQLAALLEDALGE, from the coding sequence ATGGCAAGACAAGATCAGGCCAACGACCAATTCTCGCTCACCTCGTTCCTCTATGGCGGTAATGCCGACTACATCGACGCGCTTTATGCGTCCTATGAGGACGATCCGGAGTCGGTAAACCCCGAGTGGCAGGAGTTCTTCGCTGGGCTGAAGGACGATGCCGGTGATGTGCGCAAGAATGCCAAGGGCGCCTCATGGGCGAAGCCCTCCTGGCCGCTGCAGGCCAATGGCGAACTGGTGTCGGCGCTCGACGGCAATTGGGGCCTGGTCGAGAAGACGGTTGAAAAGAAGGTCAAGGACAAGGCGGTCACCAACGGCGTCGTCCTGTCCGATGCCGACGTGCACCAGGCGACGCGCGATTCGGTTCGCGCCATCATGATGATCCGCGCCTACCGCATGCGCGGCCATCTGCACGCCAATCTCGATCCGCTGGGCATCGCCAAGCCGCTAGAGGACTACAACGAATTGTCGCCGGAGAATTACGGCTTCACCGAAGCCGACTACGACCGGCCGATCTTCCTCGACAATGTGCTGGGGCTCGAATTCGGCTCCATCCGGCAGATGCTGGAGATCCTGACCCGCACCTATTGCTCGACGCTCGGCGTCGAGTTCATGCATATTTCGGACCCCGAGGAAAAGGCCTGGATCCAGGCCCGTATCGAAGGCGCCGACAAGGAGATCTCCTTCACCGCCACCGGCAAGAAGGCGATCCTGCAGAAGCTGATCGAGGCCGAAGGCTTCGAGCAGTTCATCGACGTCAAGTACAAGGGTACCAAGCGCTTCGGCCTCGACGGCAGTGAAGCGCTGATCCCGGCGCTGGAGCAGATCGTCAAGCGCGGCGGCCAGCTCGGCATGAAGGAAATCGTGCTCGGCATGGCGCATCGTGGCCGGCTGAACGTGCTGTCCCAGGTGATGGCCAAGCCGCACCGCGCCATCTTCCACGAGTTCAAGGGTGGCTCGGCCGCCCCCGACGAGGTCGAAGGCTCAGGCGACGTCAAGTACCATCTCGGCGCCTCGTCGGACCGCGAGTTCGACGGCAACAAGGTGCATTTGTCGCTGACCGCCAACCCCTCGCATCTGGAAATCGTCGACCCCGTGGTGATGGGCAAGGCGCGGGCCAAGCAGGACTATCTGTTCGGCCGCGGCCGCGAGGAGATCGTGCCGCTGGAGGAGCGCGCCAAGGTGCTGCCGCTGCTGTTGCACGGTGACGCCGCCTTTGCCGGCCAGGGCGTGATCGCCGAAATCCTAGGCCTGTCCGGGCTGCGCGGCCACCGCGTCGCCGGCACGCTGCACTTCATCATCAACAACCAGATCGGCTTCACCACCAATCCGCGCTTCTCGCGCTCGTCGCCCTATCCGTCCGACGTGGCCAAGATGATCGAGGCGCCGATCTTCCACGTCAATGGCGACGATCCGGAAGCGGTGGTCCACGCCACCAAGGTGGCGATCGAGTTCCGCATGAAGTTCCACAAGCCGGTGGTCGTGGACATGTTCTGCTACCGCCGCTTCGGCCACAATGAGGGCGACGAGCCGGCCTTCACCCAGCCGCTCATGTATCGCAACATCCGCACCCACAAGACGACGGTGCAGATCTATGGTGAGCGGCTGATCGCCGAGGGTCACATCTCCCAGGCCGAGCTCGACAAGCTCAAGGCCGACTGGCGCGCGCACCTGGAATCCGAGTGGGAAGTCGGCCAGCACTACAAGCCCAACAAGGCCGATTGGCTGGATGGCGCCTGGTCTGGCCTGCGCACGGCCGACAATCAGGACGAACAGCGGCGCGGCAAGACCGCCGTGCCGGTCAAGGTGCTGAAGGAAATCGGCAAGAAGCTGACCGAAGTGCCGAAGGGTTTTGAGGCGCACAAGACGATCATCCGCTTCCTCGAGAACCGCCGCGAGGCGATCGAGTCCGGCGAAGGCATCGACTGGTCGACGGCCGAGGCGCTGGCCTTCGGCGCCATCCTGCTCGACGGCAATCCGATCCGCCTGTCAGGGCAGGATTCCGAGCGCGGCACCTTCTCGCAGCGCCATTCCGTGCTTTACGACCAGCGCGACGAAACCCGCTACATCCCGCTCAACAACCTTTCGGCGGCACAGGCGGGATACGAAGTCATCAACTCGATGCTGTCGGAAGAGGCGGTGCTGGGCTTCGAATATGGCTACAGCCTGGCCGAGCCGAAGGCGCTGACGCTGTGGGAAGCGCAGTTCGGCGACTTCGCCAACGGCGCCCAGGTGGTGTTCGACCAGTTCATCTCTAGCGGCGAGCGCAAGTGGCTCAGAATGTCGGGCCTCGTCTGCCTGTTGCCGCACGGCTATGAAGGCCAGGGTCCCGAACATTCGTCGGCCCGGCTGGAGCGCTTCCTGCAGCTTTGCGCCGAAGACAACATGCAAGTGGCCAACTGCACCACGCCGGCCAACTACTTCCACATATTGCGCCGGCAGCTGAAGCGTGACTTCCGCAAGCCGCTGATCCTGATGACGCCGAAGTCGCTGCTGCGCCACAAGCGGGCGGTGTCGACGCTGCCGGAAATCTCGGGCGAAAGCTCTTTCCACCGGCTGCTGTGGGATGACGCGCAACTGCTGTCCGGGCAGGCGATCAAGCTGGTCAAGGATTCGAAGATCCGCCGCGTCGTGCTGTGCTCGGGCAAGGTCTACTACGACCTCTACGAGGAGCGCGAAAAGCGCGGCATCAACGACATCTATTTGCTGCGCGTCGAACAGCTCTACCCGTTCCCGGCCAAGGCGCTGATCACCGAACTGTCGCGTTTCCGCAATGCCGAGATGGTGTGGTGCCAGGAGGAGCCCAAGAACATGGGCGCCTGGTCGTTTATCGACCCGTATCTCGAATGGGTGCTGGCGCATATCGACGCCAAGCATCAGCGCGTTCGCTACACCGGCCGGCCGGCGGCCGCGTCGCCGGCGACCGGGTTGATGTCCAAGCACCTTGCCCAGCTCGCCGCCTTGCTCGAAGACGCGCTCGGCGAATAA